The following coding sequences are from one Lipingzhangella halophila window:
- a CDS encoding pyridoxal-phosphate-dependent aminotransferase family protein: MALTERTLLGPGPSNPYPEATAGLAAPLLGHLDPEFIAVLERTCDHLRSAWGTANPVTLPLSGTGSIGMEAAFANTVRPGDVVVVAVNGLFGVRMCEVAARYGAEVVRVDHPWGDPVDTERVLAAHPSPALVAAVHAETSTGARSDIAGLGAALREHSPQSLLLADCVTSLGGIEVAVDEWGVDIAYSGTQKCLGVAPGLAPFTFSERAWERRVEIPPVWYLDLGLLGGYVRGGPSGRAYHHTAPVAMVASLDAALARLHEEGLDAVQERHQAAGRRLQDGLQEMGLELFAAEGHRLPQLTSVRVPEGVDSAKVREQLLTEYGIEIGAGVGDYAASVWRIGLMGHNARLDRAELILAALRRVLGR; encoded by the coding sequence ATGGCATTGACCGAGCGCACACTTCTAGGACCCGGACCGAGTAACCCGTATCCCGAGGCCACGGCGGGATTGGCGGCACCGTTGCTCGGCCATCTCGATCCCGAATTCATCGCTGTCCTCGAACGCACCTGCGACCACCTGCGCTCCGCGTGGGGCACCGCCAACCCGGTGACGCTTCCCCTTTCCGGGACCGGGTCGATCGGCATGGAGGCGGCCTTCGCCAACACCGTCCGCCCCGGCGACGTCGTCGTGGTCGCCGTCAACGGACTGTTCGGCGTACGCATGTGCGAGGTGGCGGCCCGGTACGGCGCCGAGGTCGTGCGGGTGGACCACCCGTGGGGCGACCCCGTGGACACCGAGCGCGTCCTGGCGGCCCACCCCTCGCCGGCCCTGGTCGCGGCCGTGCACGCCGAGACCTCCACCGGCGCGCGCAGCGACATCGCCGGCCTGGGCGCGGCCCTGCGGGAACACTCGCCGCAAAGCCTGCTGCTGGCCGACTGCGTGACCTCGCTCGGCGGAATCGAGGTCGCCGTGGACGAGTGGGGCGTCGACATCGCCTACTCGGGCACCCAGAAGTGCCTCGGTGTCGCGCCGGGGCTGGCGCCGTTCACCTTCTCCGAGCGGGCGTGGGAGCGCCGCGTGGAGATTCCGCCGGTGTGGTACCTCGACCTGGGCCTGCTGGGCGGCTACGTGCGCGGCGGGCCCAGCGGGCGCGCCTACCACCACACGGCGCCGGTGGCGATGGTCGCCTCGCTCGACGCGGCGCTGGCGCGGCTGCACGAGGAGGGCCTGGACGCCGTCCAGGAGCGGCACCAGGCGGCCGGGCGGCGGCTGCAGGACGGGCTGCAGGAAATGGGCCTGGAGCTGTTCGCCGCCGAAGGCCACCGGCTCCCGCAGTTGACCTCGGTACGCGTGCCGGAGGGCGTCGACTCCGCGAAGGTGCGCGAGCAACTGCTCACCGAGTACGGCATCGAGATCGGGGCCGGGGTGGGCGACTACGCCGCCTCGGTGTGGCGGATCGGCCTGATGGGCCACAACGCCCGGCTCGACCGTGCCGAGCTGATCCTTGCGGCACTGCGGCGGGTGCTGGGCCGCTGA
- a CDS encoding potassium channel family protein, with product MNSGNQRLDRWRRRTEFPMLGAALLFLAAYAWPILDPELARPWQTACWALTWLTWAAFVADYSVRLALARDRWSFVRTNLVDLAIVVLPVLRPLRLIQLLSIVTVLNRRLTVSLRQHVTMFAVVASGLVLFCASLAVLDAERGAPGATITTFEEALWWAAVTVTTVGYGDFYPVTSAGRLIAVGLFLAGIALLGVVTGTLASWFVEKVDATKEETTATRAEVEILMAEVRALRSELSGTPAANGDNVPAPADDRSG from the coding sequence GTGAATAGCGGAAACCAGAGACTCGACCGGTGGCGGCGCCGCACCGAGTTTCCCATGCTCGGCGCGGCGCTGCTGTTCCTCGCGGCCTACGCCTGGCCGATCCTCGACCCCGAACTCGCGCGGCCCTGGCAGACGGCGTGCTGGGCCCTCACCTGGCTCACCTGGGCCGCGTTCGTCGCCGACTACTCCGTTCGGCTGGCCCTCGCACGCGACCGCTGGTCCTTTGTCCGCACCAACCTCGTCGACCTGGCGATCGTCGTGCTGCCGGTGCTGCGGCCGCTGCGGCTGATCCAACTGCTCTCGATCGTGACCGTGCTGAACCGCAGGCTGACGGTCTCGCTGCGGCAGCATGTCACGATGTTCGCGGTCGTCGCCTCGGGCCTGGTTCTGTTCTGCGCCTCCCTGGCGGTGCTGGACGCCGAGCGCGGTGCGCCCGGGGCCACCATCACCACGTTCGAGGAGGCGCTGTGGTGGGCGGCGGTCACGGTGACCACGGTGGGCTACGGCGACTTCTACCCGGTGACGTCGGCGGGCCGCCTCATCGCGGTCGGGTTGTTCCTGGCCGGGATCGCGTTGCTCGGTGTGGTGACCGGGACGCTGGCGTCGTGGTTCGTGGAGAAGGTCGACGCGACGAAGGAGGAGACCACCGCCACCCGCGCCGAGGTGGAGATTCTGATGGCCGAAGTCCGGGCGCTCCGCAGCGAGCTGTCCGGCACGCCGGCCGCCAACGGCGACAACGTGCCTGCCCCCGCCGACGACCGGTCCGGATGA
- a CDS encoding aminopeptidase P family protein — MTEHQHPQAEREHDGAGAAAPAPSPRKNGPYKSVSEELAAWMRTGWADTERRDLRPLEQAPYTAKRRAGLSARFPGERLVIPAGQLKTRSNDTEYPFRPSSDYVYLTGDQSDGGCLVLEPTADGGHEATAYLLPRSNRENGEFWLDGLGELWTGRRNSLAEAGQLLGLATDDVRELTAVLREAPSAPTRILRGHDHALEEVLRDLRGGDADADAEAAERDFELAVHLADVRLVKDDWEIGQLQRAVDSTVRGFADVVAAFPQARATSERYIEGTFFLRARVEGNDVGYGTIAASGPNSTTLHWQRNDGPVREGEMVLLDAGVETTTLYTADVTRTLPISGTFSDVQRRVYDLVLTAQEAGIAEVAPGKPFRAYHEAAQRVLAEGLVEWGLLDGPAGRVLDLGLQRRYSLHGTGHMLGLDVHDCAVARTECYVDGDLEPGMVLTVEPGLYFQPDDLTVPAELRGIGVRIEDDVLVTDDGNRVLSAALPRRAEDVEAWLAGRAPVA; from the coding sequence GTGACCGAGCACCAGCATCCGCAGGCGGAGCGGGAGCACGACGGTGCCGGCGCCGCCGCACCGGCGCCCAGCCCGCGGAAGAACGGCCCGTACAAGAGCGTCTCCGAGGAGCTGGCGGCGTGGATGCGCACCGGCTGGGCCGACACCGAGCGCCGCGACCTGCGCCCGCTGGAGCAGGCGCCCTACACCGCCAAGCGCCGTGCCGGGCTCAGCGCGCGCTTCCCCGGCGAGCGGCTGGTCATCCCCGCGGGCCAGCTCAAGACCCGCTCCAACGACACCGAGTACCCGTTCCGGCCGTCCAGCGACTACGTGTACCTCACCGGCGACCAGTCCGACGGCGGGTGCCTGGTACTGGAGCCCACCGCCGACGGCGGTCACGAGGCCACCGCGTACCTGTTGCCCCGCTCCAACCGGGAGAACGGCGAGTTCTGGCTCGACGGGCTCGGTGAGCTGTGGACCGGGCGCCGCAACAGCCTCGCCGAGGCGGGCCAGCTCCTCGGGCTGGCCACCGACGACGTCCGAGAGCTGACCGCGGTGCTGCGCGAGGCACCGTCCGCGCCCACCCGGATCCTCCGGGGACACGACCACGCGCTGGAGGAGGTGCTGCGCGACCTGCGCGGAGGCGACGCCGACGCGGACGCCGAGGCGGCCGAGCGCGACTTCGAGCTCGCCGTCCACCTGGCCGATGTCCGCCTGGTCAAGGACGACTGGGAGATCGGCCAGCTGCAGCGCGCCGTCGACTCCACCGTGCGCGGGTTCGCCGACGTCGTGGCCGCGTTCCCGCAGGCGCGGGCCACGTCCGAGCGCTACATCGAGGGCACGTTCTTCCTGCGCGCGCGGGTTGAGGGCAACGATGTCGGCTACGGCACCATCGCCGCCTCGGGGCCCAACTCCACCACCCTGCACTGGCAGCGCAACGACGGCCCGGTGCGCGAAGGCGAGATGGTGCTGCTCGACGCCGGTGTGGAGACCACCACGCTCTACACCGCCGACGTCACCCGCACCCTGCCGATCTCGGGCACCTTCAGCGACGTGCAGCGCCGCGTCTACGACCTGGTCCTCACCGCCCAGGAGGCCGGCATCGCCGAGGTCGCCCCGGGCAAGCCCTTCCGGGCCTACCACGAGGCGGCGCAGCGCGTCCTGGCCGAAGGGCTGGTCGAATGGGGGCTGCTCGACGGCCCGGCCGGCCGCGTCCTCGACCTCGGCCTGCAGCGCCGATACTCGCTGCACGGCACCGGGCACATGCTTGGCCTGGACGTGCACGACTGCGCGGTCGCGCGCACCGAGTGCTACGTCGACGGCGACCTGGAACCCGGCATGGTGCTCACCGTGGAACCCGGGCTGTACTTCCAGCCCGACGACCTGACCGTGCCCGCCGAGCTGCGCGGTATCGGGGTCCGGATCGAGGACGACGTGCTGGTCACCGACGATGGCAACCGGGTGCTCTCGGCGGCCCTGCCGCGCCGGGCCGAGGATGTGGAGGCGTGGCTGGCCGGCCGCGCTCCGGTGGCCTGA
- a CDS encoding type II toxin-antitoxin system PemK/MazF family toxin produces the protein MVQSDDVPLSTWLVAPTSTGRRSASFRPEIEINGTKTRVLVEQVTAVDPEKRLAEFAGQLNADEMSAVDAALRDVLGLD, from the coding sequence GTGGTCCAGTCCGATGACGTCCCCCTGTCCACCTGGCTGGTGGCCCCGACCTCCACAGGGCGCCGATCGGCCTCGTTCCGGCCGGAGATCGAGATCAACGGCACCAAGACTCGGGTTCTGGTCGAACAAGTAACCGCGGTCGACCCGGAAAAACGACTCGCGGAGTTCGCTGGTCAACTTAACGCTGACGAGATGTCCGCGGTCGACGCCGCCCTGCGCGACGTACTCGGGCTGGACTAG
- a CDS encoding serine/threonine dehydratase, with protein sequence MTSNTALPAHVPTAVDVRAAAERILPYARRTPILRARVDGRPLALKLEHMQLTGAFKLRGALNALLGGEPTDRVITASGGNHGLGVATAARLLGIQAIVYVPTTVPEAKARRLEQSGAELVRVGDHYAVAADAAHKRAADEGVRYLHAYDDPLVVAGQGTVGHEIAADAPECDTVAVAVGGGGLLAGVRLGAGERRVVAVEPQGCQSLHAALAAGAPVDAPVDSVASSALGATRVGESPFGVLRANPVSTALVSDEEIIAARDRLWEEFRIAAEPAAAVPFAAWLAGRVPGNQACLVICGANSDWQPGD encoded by the coding sequence ATGACCTCGAACACGGCGCTTCCGGCGCACGTCCCCACAGCAGTCGATGTCCGTGCGGCGGCGGAGCGGATCCTGCCCTACGCCCGCCGCACCCCGATCCTGCGCGCCCGGGTCGACGGGCGCCCCTTGGCCCTGAAACTGGAGCACATGCAGTTGACCGGGGCGTTCAAGCTGCGCGGCGCGCTGAACGCGTTGCTGGGGGGCGAGCCGACCGACCGGGTCATCACGGCGTCGGGGGGCAACCACGGCCTGGGCGTGGCCACTGCCGCGCGGCTGCTGGGGATCCAGGCGATCGTCTACGTGCCCACGACCGTGCCCGAAGCGAAGGCGCGGCGGCTTGAGCAGTCGGGCGCGGAGCTCGTCCGGGTCGGCGACCATTATGCCGTCGCGGCCGACGCGGCCCATAAGCGTGCCGCCGACGAGGGGGTGCGGTACCTGCACGCCTACGATGACCCGCTGGTGGTGGCCGGTCAGGGCACGGTCGGCCACGAGATCGCGGCCGACGCGCCCGAGTGCGACACCGTCGCGGTGGCTGTGGGCGGCGGCGGCCTGCTCGCCGGCGTGCGCCTGGGCGCGGGCGAGCGGCGGGTCGTCGCGGTGGAGCCGCAGGGGTGCCAGAGCCTGCACGCCGCGCTCGCCGCCGGCGCTCCGGTCGACGCTCCGGTCGACTCCGTGGCCTCCTCCGCGCTGGGCGCCACCCGGGTGGGTGAGTCGCCGTTCGGGGTGCTGCGTGCCAACCCGGTGTCGACGGCCCTGGTCTCCGACGAGGAGATCATCGCCGCGCGCGACCGGTTGTGGGAGGAGTTCCGGATCGCCGCCGAGCCCGCCGCCGCGGTGCCCTTCGCCGCCTGGCTGGCCGGGCGGGTGCCTGGCAACCAGGCGTGCCTGGTGATCTGCGGGGCCAACAGCGACTGGCAGCCCGGCGACTAG
- a CDS encoding antibiotic biosynthesis monooxygenase, protein MSADSGFYSIIDYTVDGFDTQRELVAAFAEIQERWVRFYPGYRSARFHASTDGARVYTIVHWASEADYRDFVATSDGESRMDAIRTALEGLSGKAEVRMSEAPTYTVVHEVGPGPQRLDP, encoded by the coding sequence GTGAGCGCGGACTCCGGTTTCTATTCGATCATCGACTACACCGTCGACGGTTTCGACACCCAGCGAGAGCTCGTGGCGGCCTTCGCGGAGATCCAGGAGCGGTGGGTGCGGTTCTATCCCGGCTACCGGTCGGCCCGCTTCCACGCGAGCACCGACGGCGCCCGCGTGTACACCATCGTCCACTGGGCCAGCGAGGCGGACTACCGCGACTTCGTGGCGACCTCGGACGGCGAATCCCGGATGGACGCCATCCGCACGGCCCTGGAGGGCCTGTCCGGTAAGGCCGAGGTGCGCATGAGCGAAGCTCCCACCTACACCGTCGTCCACGAGGTCGGTCCGGGGCCGCAGCGCCTCGACCCCTGA
- a CDS encoding LacI family DNA-binding transcriptional regulator has translation MQQQDPEPAGETEPVAGAPRRPATIYDVARAAGLATSTVSRTFSNPTRVSARTREHVHAVAEQLGYQPNPLARALPSGRTRTVALIVADITNPHFFGIIRGAEEQVRAAGFTLILGDSKESPELEARHVEQLSRSVDGFLIAASRMADDSIRELASHRLTLINRQVDGYSSAIVDVVDGTRQIVEHLASLGHTSLVYLAGPRRSWLAAQRWHALRTAARALGLTATRLGPFPPTMHGGGAAADAALGSKTTAAVAHNDLLGIGVLRRFAERGVGVPSDISVVGYDDIFGADFCSPPLTTLAGPFEELGRAGVDLLLRARGPERRGPQPQQLVLPAHLVIRGSTGPAPG, from the coding sequence GTGCAGCAGCAGGATCCCGAACCGGCGGGGGAGACGGAACCGGTAGCGGGCGCCCCGCGGCGGCCCGCGACCATCTACGACGTCGCCCGCGCGGCAGGGCTGGCCACGTCGACCGTTTCCCGGACCTTCAGCAACCCCACCCGGGTGAGCGCGCGCACCCGCGAACACGTGCACGCCGTCGCGGAACAGCTCGGCTACCAGCCCAACCCGCTGGCGCGCGCCCTGCCCTCGGGCCGTACCCGGACCGTGGCGCTGATCGTCGCCGACATCACCAACCCGCACTTCTTCGGCATCATCCGGGGTGCGGAGGAGCAGGTGCGCGCCGCCGGGTTCACCCTGATCCTCGGCGACAGCAAGGAGTCGCCGGAGCTGGAGGCGCGCCACGTCGAGCAGCTCAGCCGGTCCGTGGACGGGTTCCTGATCGCCGCCAGCCGCATGGCCGACGACAGCATCCGGGAACTGGCCAGTCACCGGCTGACCCTGATCAACCGGCAGGTCGACGGCTACTCCAGCGCGATCGTGGATGTCGTCGACGGCACCCGCCAGATCGTCGAGCACCTCGCGTCGCTCGGCCACACCTCACTGGTGTACCTGGCCGGTCCGCGCAGGTCGTGGCTGGCCGCGCAGCGCTGGCACGCGCTGAGGACGGCGGCGCGCGCACTCGGCCTGACCGCGACCCGGCTCGGGCCGTTCCCACCCACGATGCACGGCGGTGGCGCGGCCGCCGACGCCGCGCTCGGCTCCAAGACCACCGCTGCCGTCGCCCACAACGACCTGCTCGGTATCGGGGTGCTGCGCCGGTTCGCGGAACGCGGGGTCGGTGTCCCCTCCGACATCAGTGTGGTCGGCTACGACGACATCTTCGGTGCCGACTTCTGCTCGCCGCCGCTGACCACGCTGGCCGGGCCGTTCGAGGAACTGGGACGGGCCGGCGTCGACCTGCTGCTCCGGGCGCGCGGGCCAGAGCGGCGCGGCCCCCAGCCCCAACAGCTCGTGCTGCCCGCGCACCTGGTCATCCGGGGCTCCACCGGACCGGCGCCGGGCTGA
- a CDS encoding TRAP transporter small permease, with the protein MSAEARAGTVRRGARAVLRWVGGAEQVVGGLLVLLIFVLMLVQAGQRYLPVGGWLWTGELARFSLVWLTFALAGYLMGRDGHISLKLVDYAASGAVLRGVRIFANVVVAAVCVGYAAEAYELLRQPSIQTSPSLGIPVRWIFAVPFVGLSLTAIRAVLAIAVPRADADDADDERSAPHTPTSGGPIG; encoded by the coding sequence ATGAGTGCCGAGGCCCGCGCAGGGACCGTACGCCGCGGTGCCAGGGCCGTCCTGCGCTGGGTCGGCGGCGCCGAGCAGGTCGTCGGCGGACTCCTGGTCCTGCTGATCTTCGTGCTGATGCTGGTCCAGGCGGGCCAGCGCTACCTGCCCGTCGGCGGCTGGCTGTGGACCGGTGAGCTGGCCAGGTTCAGCCTGGTGTGGCTGACCTTCGCCCTGGCGGGCTACCTGATGGGCCGCGACGGCCACATCAGCCTGAAGCTGGTCGACTACGCGGCCAGCGGGGCCGTGCTCCGCGGGGTGCGGATCTTCGCCAACGTCGTGGTCGCCGCCGTGTGCGTCGGATACGCCGCCGAGGCCTACGAGTTGCTGCGGCAGCCGTCGATACAGACCTCGCCGTCGCTCGGAATTCCGGTGCGCTGGATCTTCGCGGTCCCCTTCGTCGGGCTGTCATTGACCGCGATCCGGGCGGTGCTCGCGATCGCCGTTCCGCGGGCCGACGCGGACGACGCGGACGACGAGCGGTCCGCACCGCACACCCCCACCTCAGGAGGGCCGATCGGGTGA
- a CDS encoding TRAP transporter large permease, giving the protein MSMILLALGIVALLALRVPVAFSLLGPSLLYMLLNGQSLGLSLRQVTEGVDSFPLLAVPLFILVGVVANRAGIADRLFEFALSLLGRLRASLGYVNIGVSLGFSWMSGSALADAAGLGKVEVPAMVRNGYPKRFAVGVTAASSLVGPIMPPSIPAIIYASIAAVSTGALFAAAVVPAFLMAIGLALAVFLWSRRHPELKGDPFSIRRLARATVRVIGALGAPVIILGGILSGFFTPTEAAAVGAAYVLLLGFGYRTVALRDVPGILRETAVTTASITLIIAASGLLGWILAREQVPLLVADTMFGMTDSPLAFLLMVNIVLIVLGSVLEGTSALVITVPILLPIAGQFGVDPLHFGVVMILNLMIGLLTPPIGAVLYVMSPVTDLPVHEVFRGTAPFLVPLLAVLAVVTFFPQTVLVLPGLLGL; this is encoded by the coding sequence GTGAGCATGATCCTGCTGGCACTGGGCATCGTGGCCCTGCTCGCGCTGCGGGTGCCCGTGGCGTTCTCCCTTCTGGGGCCCTCGCTGCTCTACATGCTGCTCAACGGCCAGTCCCTGGGCCTGAGCCTGCGGCAGGTCACCGAGGGGGTCGACAGCTTCCCGCTGCTGGCGGTACCGCTGTTCATCCTCGTCGGCGTGGTGGCCAACCGCGCCGGGATCGCCGACCGGCTCTTCGAGTTCGCGTTGTCGCTCCTGGGCCGCCTCCGGGCGAGCCTCGGCTACGTCAACATCGGGGTGAGCCTCGGCTTCTCCTGGATGAGCGGGTCGGCGCTCGCGGACGCCGCCGGCCTGGGCAAGGTCGAGGTTCCCGCCATGGTGCGCAACGGCTACCCCAAACGGTTCGCGGTCGGGGTCACAGCGGCGTCGAGCCTGGTGGGTCCGATCATGCCGCCGAGCATCCCGGCGATCATCTACGCCTCGATCGCGGCGGTGTCCACGGGGGCGCTGTTCGCGGCCGCGGTGGTGCCGGCCTTCCTCATGGCCATCGGCCTGGCGCTCGCGGTGTTCCTGTGGTCGCGTCGGCACCCGGAACTGAAGGGCGATCCGTTCAGTATCCGCCGGCTCGCCCGGGCGACGGTGCGGGTGATCGGCGCGCTCGGCGCTCCCGTGATCATCCTCGGTGGGATCCTCAGCGGTTTCTTCACCCCCACCGAGGCGGCCGCGGTCGGTGCCGCCTACGTGCTGCTGCTCGGGTTCGGCTACCGCACCGTCGCGCTGCGCGACGTCCCGGGCATCCTCCGCGAGACCGCCGTGACCACGGCGTCCATCACCCTGATCATCGCCGCGTCGGGGCTGCTGGGCTGGATCCTGGCGCGCGAGCAGGTGCCGCTCCTCGTCGCCGACACGATGTTCGGCATGACCGACAGCCCTCTCGCCTTCCTGCTGATGGTCAACATCGTGCTGATCGTCCTCGGATCGGTGCTCGAAGGGACGTCGGCGCTGGTCATCACGGTCCCGATTCTGCTGCCGATCGCCGGGCAGTTCGGGGTGGACCCGCTGCACTTCGGTGTCGTCATGATCCTCAACCTGATGATCGGGCTGCTCACCCCGCCGATCGGGGCGGTGCTGTACGTCATGAGCCCGGTGACCGACCTGCCCGTGCACGAGGTGTTCCGCGGCACGGCGCCGTTCCTGGTGCCGTTGCTGGCGGTGCTCGCCGTCGTGACGTTCTTCCCGCAGACCGTGCTGGTCCTGCCCGGCCTTCTCGGCCTGTGA
- a CDS encoding zinc-dependent alcohol dehydrogenase: MRAIVLTEPQRVEVVEEWPEPVAGPHDVIVAVRGVGLCGSDLSVYDGNRAVPSSPWVMGHEGGGEIVAVGSRVTDRRVGQRVAIEPNYCCFECPPCRAGHTSACTRREIVGMNTPGLLAERVAVPARFTWPVPEHVADESLACVEPLAVARAAVRRSGAAAGDRCLVVGAGSQGLLLCQALVEAGAEVRVTEPHEGRLALAETLGAKRADLDRGDEYLLAFDTTGAPQGWQTTMEALARTGTAIVIGMTADPVPLSTRDLVQRQMSVRGVLIYDHPDDFRDTVAAVASGALLPARTLQAGFAPREAATAFARARTAPGKSWINMAVWQEGSQ, from the coding sequence ATGAGGGCCATTGTTCTGACCGAGCCTCAGCGCGTTGAGGTGGTCGAGGAGTGGCCGGAACCCGTCGCGGGCCCGCACGATGTCATCGTCGCGGTGCGCGGAGTCGGGCTATGCGGATCGGACCTGAGCGTCTACGACGGCAACCGGGCGGTTCCCTCGTCCCCGTGGGTCATGGGCCACGAGGGCGGCGGAGAGATCGTCGCTGTCGGCTCCCGTGTCACCGACCGCCGGGTCGGCCAGCGCGTCGCGATCGAGCCGAACTACTGCTGCTTCGAGTGCCCCCCGTGCCGCGCCGGCCACACGTCGGCGTGCACCCGGCGCGAGATCGTCGGGATGAACACTCCCGGCCTGCTCGCCGAACGCGTGGCGGTTCCGGCCCGCTTCACCTGGCCGGTCCCCGAGCACGTCGCCGACGAGTCGCTCGCGTGCGTCGAGCCGCTCGCGGTGGCGCGTGCCGCGGTGCGGCGCTCGGGTGCCGCGGCCGGCGACCGGTGCCTGGTCGTGGGCGCCGGCTCGCAGGGGCTGCTCCTCTGCCAGGCGCTCGTCGAGGCCGGCGCGGAGGTCCGCGTCACCGAGCCGCACGAGGGCAGGCTGGCCCTCGCTGAGACGCTGGGGGCCAAACGGGCCGACCTCGACCGCGGCGACGAGTACCTCCTCGCGTTCGACACCACCGGGGCGCCGCAGGGGTGGCAGACCACGATGGAGGCCCTGGCCAGGACCGGCACGGCCATCGTGATCGGCATGACCGCCGACCCCGTTCCGCTGTCCACCCGGGACCTGGTGCAGCGGCAGATGAGCGTGCGCGGCGTGCTCATCTACGACCACCCGGACGACTTCCGCGACACGGTGGCAGCGGTCGCCAGCGGCGCGCTGTTACCCGCGCGGACCCTCCAGGCCGGCTTCGCCCCGCGGGAGGCGGCGACGGCCTTCGCGCGGGCCCGCACCGCCCCCGGCAAATCGTGGATCAACATGGCCGTGTGGCAGGAGGGCAGCCAATGA
- a CDS encoding lysophospholipid acyltransferase family protein, giving the protein MFYSTTRRVGATLGRLLYRPTIEGVEHVPATGPVILASNHLSFCDSVVIPLAVPRHVRFPAKAEYFEGRGPKGALSRVTFTALGAVPVRRGAGREAIEALDVGLRALKDGEAFAIYPEGTRSRDGRLYRGRTGVAYLALMSGAPVVPVALSGTERIQPIGAKVPRIKPIRVRFGPPLDFSIGYDHLKAGRARRAVTDEIMAAIHALSGQPLAGKYNEYGGEAD; this is encoded by the coding sequence ATGTTCTACAGCACCACGCGGCGGGTGGGAGCGACACTGGGCCGGTTGCTCTACCGGCCCACGATCGAGGGGGTGGAGCACGTCCCGGCGACCGGGCCGGTGATCCTGGCCAGCAACCACCTGTCGTTCTGCGACAGCGTGGTGATCCCGCTGGCCGTGCCGCGCCATGTGCGTTTCCCGGCCAAGGCCGAGTACTTCGAGGGCCGGGGCCCCAAGGGGGCACTGTCCCGGGTGACGTTCACCGCGCTCGGGGCGGTACCGGTGCGGCGGGGCGCGGGCCGCGAGGCGATCGAGGCCCTCGATGTCGGTCTGCGCGCCCTCAAGGACGGGGAGGCGTTCGCGATCTACCCCGAGGGCACCCGTTCGCGCGATGGCCGGCTCTACCGCGGCCGGACGGGCGTGGCCTACCTGGCCCTGATGTCCGGGGCGCCGGTCGTGCCGGTGGCGCTGTCCGGCACCGAACGGATCCAGCCGATCGGCGCCAAGGTGCCGCGGATCAAGCCGATCCGGGTGCGCTTCGGGCCACCACTGGACTTCTCCATCGGCTATGACCACCTCAAAGCGGGCCGGGCCCGCCGGGCTGTGACCGACGAGATCATGGCCGCGATCCACGCGCTGTCCGGGCAGCCGCTCGCCGGAAAGTACAACGAGTACGGCGGCGAAGCGGACTAG
- a CDS encoding DctP family TRAP transporter solute-binding subunit produces MRKSTRTGRYQILAALSGAALVATGCGGTDDGDVTLSFANSYAPEHPHTACGIEAVSDKVADSDAGLTVETFPGSQLGNDDDRFASVMSGDVEMDVQGSSALAATYEPIGVLDTAYTFDGPDHLFEFFDSEAADELKSDFREQTGTRVLDVWYFGMRHFSANEPIREPADLEGLRMRFPDSPVYLENAEALGAEAEPVAFEEVYTGLQQGVIDGQENPIATVAAESFEEVQSHVSMTGHQTGSQLVVINEEHWQSLNSDQQDALQTAVQETRPENRQCIEDEEDEILDEWERTGDVEVVEDVDREAFQQLAADYFGENLGGRQHEMYELIREQAP; encoded by the coding sequence ATGCGAAAGAGTACCCGAACCGGGCGCTACCAGATACTGGCAGCGCTCTCCGGCGCCGCCCTGGTGGCCACCGGATGCGGCGGAACGGACGACGGCGACGTCACGCTGTCGTTCGCCAACAGTTACGCCCCCGAGCACCCGCACACCGCGTGCGGGATCGAGGCGGTCTCCGACAAGGTCGCGGACTCCGACGCCGGGTTGACCGTCGAGACGTTCCCCGGCAGCCAGCTCGGGAACGACGACGACCGGTTCGCCTCGGTGATGTCGGGCGACGTCGAGATGGACGTGCAGGGGTCGTCGGCGCTGGCCGCCACCTACGAGCCGATCGGCGTGCTGGACACCGCCTACACCTTCGACGGGCCCGACCACCTGTTCGAGTTCTTCGACAGCGAGGCCGCGGACGAGCTGAAGTCGGACTTCCGGGAGCAGACCGGAACGCGCGTGCTGGACGTGTGGTACTTCGGCATGCGGCACTTCTCCGCCAACGAGCCCATCCGCGAGCCCGCCGACCTCGAGGGCCTGCGCATGCGGTTCCCGGACTCCCCCGTCTACCTGGAAAACGCCGAGGCGCTTGGGGCCGAGGCGGAACCGGTGGCGTTCGAGGAGGTCTACACCGGCCTGCAACAGGGGGTCATCGACGGCCAGGAGAACCCGATCGCGACCGTCGCCGCGGAGAGCTTCGAGGAGGTGCAGAGCCACGTCAGCATGACCGGTCACCAGACCGGGTCCCAGCTCGTGGTCATCAACGAGGAGCACTGGCAGAGCCTCAACTCCGATCAGCAGGACGCGCTGCAGACCGCGGTGCAGGAGACCCGCCCCGAGAACCGCCAGTGCATCGAGGACGAGGAGGACGAGATCCTCGACGAGTGGGAGCGGACGGGCGACGTCGAGGTGGTCGAGGACGTGGACCGCGAGGCGTTCCAGCAGCTCGCCGCGGACTACTTCGGGGAGAACCTCGGCGGTCGGCAGCACGAGATGTACGAGCTGATCCGCGAGCAGGCCCCGTAA